The DNA segment TTGCCTCCGAAGAGCAAGTAGTCAAATATGATAACAGCTGGAGCAGAGCTGGTTTCAGTTTAGAAAACTCATCGAATTTCGGCGTTGGAGTAAATTTTTCAATTGAAGAATTTACCTTACAAAATATTACAATTAATAGTGAGCAACTCCAAAACATTATTCTTCCCGGAGTGATGCTTCCAAATAATGAAGGTGCTCCAAACCTTCCAAGCATTAGCCGATATATTGCTCTTCCCGAAGGTGCAAATGCAGAATTAGAAATCGTTTCTACCAGAATAGAAACTTTTAGAGGAATCGAATTAGCCC comes from the Candidatus Cloacimonadota bacterium genome and includes:
- a CDS encoding C25 family peptidase propeptide domain-containing protein — translated: MKKLSFIFIFILLFGVCFASEEQVVKYDNSWSRAGFSLENSSNFGVGVNFSIEEFTLQNITINSEQLQNIILPGVMLPNNEGAPNLPSISRYIALPEGANAELEIVSTRIETFRGIELAPAPRIPKENDNSPLHYEKDLNIYSRDAFYPANPIQISEVKQIRGVDVSLLA